In a genomic window of Vibrio marisflavi CECT 7928:
- a CDS encoding ATP-binding protein codes for MAGNSPLERKLEREKAARKEAEKLLDNKSRELYESNQHLEMALRHLKKQTLSDLKKFEFEELIDRTLIQFGRSFLSHQLDEAQIRTFLTTLSSAEVIASTYLRLDVDVLPDLPVCEYGIKPFVENLGQHLEDSKETVFWLEDVLHIPINIDSEFVGELLFKISLGEIKREFVVSQMELVAELFCSAISRQKMITATIEARKRAESSEKSIKEFVAMINHELRTPLNGLLGSAELLSGTQLSPQQGNYLTNLKSSGDLLRAIINDLLDFSKMSADMMELIPSKFGWTQLESMLTGIFSIKAAEQQIEFNIEKESAIPTHFIGDFERVSQVLVNIVGNAIKFTEKGSVDLSFAWEMTVLKCQVKDTGIGIPKDAQPNLFNPFVQADRSSNRHHEGTGLGLAICKQLIDLMHGSISFDSEPGSGTTFYLSIPLIVSEDDEELELVGPSDTKDIDQLSILVVDDIRMNQIIINQMLQKLDIRPDISNNGVEAIEAVENNSYDIIFMDCRMPEMDGFEATEMLRKKGYETPIIALTAATTLSERERCVECGMNDILTKPYTGQDLQEMLRKWS; via the coding sequence CGGAAAAGTTACTGGATAATAAATCTAGGGAGCTTTACGAGTCCAATCAGCACCTAGAAATGGCATTGAGACACCTAAAGAAGCAAACGTTAAGTGACCTAAAAAAGTTTGAGTTCGAGGAATTAATTGATAGAACTCTTATCCAATTTGGTCGATCATTTTTGTCTCACCAGCTTGATGAAGCTCAGATTCGCACTTTCTTGACGACTCTGTCTAGCGCAGAGGTGATCGCTTCTACTTACCTACGTCTTGATGTAGATGTGTTACCAGACTTGCCTGTCTGCGAGTATGGTATTAAACCGTTCGTTGAAAACCTTGGTCAGCATCTAGAAGACAGTAAAGAAACCGTGTTTTGGTTAGAAGATGTTTTGCATATTCCTATCAATATTGATTCCGAATTTGTGGGAGAGCTGCTTTTTAAAATTAGTTTAGGTGAGATTAAAAGAGAGTTTGTTGTCAGTCAGATGGAGCTTGTAGCAGAGCTGTTTTGCAGTGCAATTAGCAGGCAAAAAATGATCACAGCTACAATTGAAGCTCGAAAACGGGCAGAAAGCTCGGAGAAGTCGATCAAAGAGTTTGTAGCGATGATTAACCACGAACTACGTACACCTTTGAATGGATTACTTGGGAGTGCTGAGTTGTTGTCAGGTACGCAATTAAGCCCGCAACAAGGAAACTATTTGACCAACTTAAAATCTTCAGGCGACTTATTGCGTGCCATCATCAATGACTTACTAGATTTTAGCAAGATGAGTGCAGATATGATGGAGCTCATCCCCAGTAAGTTTGGTTGGACACAGCTTGAATCCATGCTTACGGGAATATTTTCGATAAAAGCAGCTGAGCAGCAAATAGAGTTTAATATCGAAAAAGAAAGTGCTATCCCAACGCACTTCATTGGAGATTTTGAAAGAGTCAGCCAAGTGTTAGTTAATATTGTCGGTAACGCTATTAAGTTTACTGAGAAAGGTAGCGTTGATTTAAGTTTTGCTTGGGAGATGACTGTTCTTAAGTGCCAAGTAAAAGATACCGGTATTGGAATACCGAAAGATGCGCAGCCAAACCTGTTCAACCCTTTTGTCCAAGCCGATCGTTCGAGCAACCGCCATCATGAAGGAACGGGTCTTGGACTCGCAATATGTAAACAGCTTATCGATTTGATGCACGGTAGTATCTCATTCGATAGCGAGCCGGGATCAGGTACAACCTTTTATCTATCCATACCCTTGATCGTGTCTGAGGATGACGAAGAGCTTGAATTGGTCGGGCCTTCAGATACAAAAGATATTGATCAACTTTCAATATTGGTTGTTGATGATATTCGAATGAACCAAATCATCATCAACCAAATGCTGCAGAAATTAGATATAAGGCCTGACATTTCAAACAATGGAGTGGAGGCAATCGAAGCGGTAGAAAATAACAGTTATGACATCATCTTTATGGATTGTCGTATGCCTGAAATGGATGGCTTTGAAGCGACAGAAATGCTCAGAAAGAAAGGTTATGAGACGCCAATTATTGCTCTTACAGCCGCGACAACACTGTCAGAAAGAGAGCGCTGTGTGGAGTGTGGTATGAATGATATTTTGACTAAGCCGTATACAGGTCAAGATTTACAGGAAATGCTTAGAAAATGGAGTTAG
- a CDS encoding sugar transferase: protein MSNLTIKPTWIAKRLLDLFGASAAILMLLPLMPLIAIAIKMTSAGPVFYKQLRVGKSTPSKMVLFEIIKFRTMYQDAEAKTGAIWATEDDPRITPVGRFLRKTRLDEIPQLFNVIAGDMSLIGPRPERPGFYNKLETAIPYFADRTYGVLPGITGLAQVNQGYDTCIDDVRRKVAFDHSYALSLNSLSNWFWTDMKIISQTLLVMVDGRGR from the coding sequence ATGAGTAACTTAACAATTAAACCAACATGGATAGCAAAACGTTTATTGGATTTATTTGGGGCTAGTGCTGCTATTCTAATGCTATTGCCACTGATGCCATTGATAGCAATTGCCATCAAGATGACATCTGCTGGTCCGGTATTCTACAAGCAACTGAGAGTAGGGAAATCAACGCCAAGCAAAATGGTGCTATTCGAAATCATCAAGTTTAGAACTATGTACCAAGATGCTGAAGCGAAAACAGGGGCAATTTGGGCAACAGAAGATGACCCTAGAATCACGCCAGTCGGTCGTTTCTTACGTAAAACTCGCCTTGATGAAATACCTCAACTTTTCAATGTAATTGCAGGTGACATGTCGCTTATTGGCCCAAGACCTGAGCGCCCTGGCTTTTACAATAAGCTGGAAACGGCTATTCCGTATTTTGCTGATAGGACATATGGTGTCTTGCCAGGAATAACCGGCTTAGCTCAAGTTAATCAGGGTTATGATACTTGTATTGATGATGTCAGAAGAAAAGTAGCGTTCGACCACAGTTACGCATTGTCTCTTAACTCATTGAGCAACTGGTTTTGGACAGATATGAAGATTATCTCGCAAACACTATTGGTAATGGTTGATGGACGAGGAAGATAG
- a CDS encoding glycosyltransferase family 2 protein: MLNIFLICAFVICSFLIVYHHAIYPLFLSWYSKRHPESPVVIRSRGYRDQAQDNQRPSITIVVPAYNEERWIADKIRNLATLDYPTNRLKVIIACDGCTDQTAEIAQATIQEAACCETLFEIHVHRKNRGKVALLNHHMQYIDSDITGLSDVSALISIDALIIAEEHFKTERTGVVNSSYQVLDSANQGELDYWKYQSKIKQREATLGSTLGAHGAFYLFRTRLFTPLKSNTINDDFVLPMQIVKQGFIAKHEERMVAVEMEATSCSNDFKRRLRISAGNMQQVIRLASMFKPKYKGVAFAFLSGKGLRLVTPYLMIGCLTISAVLATQPIFLAALLLQVVCYAIAIANTFIPAMSSIKLCQLIAYMITGHYANLIGGLRYLLGMESERWSRINQ, translated from the coding sequence ATGTTAAACATTTTCTTGATTTGCGCTTTTGTCATTTGCTCATTCTTAATTGTTTATCATCACGCAATTTACCCACTGTTCCTGTCTTGGTATTCAAAAAGGCATCCTGAAAGTCCAGTGGTAATTCGTAGCAGAGGGTATCGCGATCAGGCCCAAGACAACCAAAGACCATCGATAACGATTGTTGTCCCTGCATACAATGAAGAAAGATGGATAGCAGATAAGATCCGAAACTTAGCAACGCTCGATTATCCAACCAATCGATTAAAAGTAATTATCGCGTGTGATGGTTGTACTGATCAAACAGCAGAAATAGCTCAAGCTACAATTCAAGAAGCAGCCTGCTGCGAAACATTATTTGAAATACATGTCCATCGTAAGAATCGCGGCAAAGTTGCTTTACTCAATCACCACATGCAGTACATCGATTCAGATATTACTGGCTTGAGTGATGTATCAGCGCTTATTTCCATTGACGCACTCATTATTGCAGAAGAGCACTTCAAAACTGAGCGAACGGGTGTGGTGAACTCTAGCTATCAAGTTTTAGACTCAGCAAATCAAGGAGAGCTGGATTACTGGAAGTACCAATCAAAGATTAAGCAACGTGAAGCAACGTTAGGCTCCACTCTGGGTGCACATGGTGCCTTCTATCTCTTCCGTACGCGACTATTCACACCTTTAAAAAGCAACACGATCAACGATGATTTCGTTTTACCAATGCAGATCGTTAAACAAGGTTTTATCGCAAAGCATGAAGAAAGAATGGTCGCCGTAGAAATGGAAGCGACCAGTTGCTCAAACGACTTCAAGCGTCGACTCAGAATCTCTGCAGGTAACATGCAGCAAGTCATCAGATTGGCGAGCATGTTTAAGCCAAAATACAAAGGTGTCGCGTTTGCTTTTCTATCAGGTAAAGGACTGAGGCTTGTTACACCGTATTTGATGATAGGTTGTCTAACAATATCTGCCGTTCTTGCTACTCAACCCATCTTTTTAGCTGCTCTGCTATTGCAGGTAGTGTGTTATGCCATTGCGATTGCAAATACTTTTATACCTGCAATGAGCTCAATAAAACTGTGTCAGTTGATCGCGTATATGATTACCGGCCACTACGCAAACTTGATAGGCGGACTTAGATATCTATTGGGGATGGAATCTGAGCGCTGGTCACGAATAAATCAATAA
- a CDS encoding glycosyltransferase yields the protein MKQNEMVKNFKIVHVVQHLAPGGIETLALDLIRFAASNAQVLVLSLEGEKQQAIANWPKLKAFSDNIMFLEKKSGVQPDIVLTLAKIFSTIKPDTVHTHHIGPLLYAGAAALISGVPCRIHTEHDVWHLSNKKHVKIQKMALKAVKPVLVGDADYVSKALKSQFDYHNTVTIKNGIDCEKFRPGCQKNARLKFGLPLSARIIGCAGRIEKVKGQDVMIKALSRLPAHVTLAIAGHGSEVDNLKSLAKKLAVEDRVIFLGLVEDMASFYQALDLFCLPSRMEGFPLSSLEAQACNIRAVVSDVGACKETLCPKTGKHFEVNNSAELAEIIFETLETPLAFLPREFVLGQHDVRHMVDAYQSIMSEALSC from the coding sequence ATGAAGCAAAACGAAATGGTGAAAAATTTTAAAATCGTTCATGTCGTTCAGCACTTAGCTCCCGGTGGAATTGAAACACTAGCGTTAGATTTGATTCGGTTTGCAGCATCCAATGCTCAGGTCCTAGTGCTCAGCTTAGAAGGTGAGAAGCAGCAAGCGATTGCAAACTGGCCAAAGCTCAAAGCTTTCAGTGACAACATTATGTTCTTGGAAAAAAAGTCTGGCGTGCAACCTGATATTGTTCTGACCCTCGCAAAGATTTTTTCAACCATTAAACCGGATACAGTACATACTCACCACATTGGCCCGCTTCTCTATGCTGGGGCTGCCGCATTAATTAGTGGCGTCCCTTGCCGAATACACACCGAACACGATGTTTGGCACTTGAGCAACAAAAAGCACGTCAAGATTCAAAAAATGGCTTTAAAAGCTGTAAAGCCTGTACTAGTAGGTGATGCGGACTATGTCAGCAAAGCACTTAAATCCCAGTTTGATTATCACAATACTGTCACCATCAAAAATGGTATCGACTGTGAAAAATTCCGACCGGGTTGCCAAAAAAATGCTCGACTTAAGTTTGGCCTTCCTCTTTCAGCTCGTATCATCGGCTGCGCTGGACGCATAGAAAAAGTCAAAGGCCAAGATGTAATGATCAAAGCCCTATCCCGCCTACCAGCCCACGTAACACTCGCCATTGCAGGACACGGAAGCGAGGTGGACAACCTAAAGTCCCTAGCTAAGAAATTAGCCGTTGAAGATCGAGTTATATTCTTAGGCTTGGTTGAAGATATGGCAAGCTTCTACCAAGCTCTCGATTTATTTTGCTTACCTTCCCGAATGGAAGGGTTTCCTCTGTCTTCGTTGGAGGCTCAAGCCTGCAACATTAGGGCTGTCGTTTCAGATGTAGGCGCTTGCAAAGAAACACTTTGCCCAAAAACTGGAAAACATTTTGAAGTCAATAACTCTGCTGAGCTCGCGGAAATCATTTTCGAAACATTGGAAACACCACTGGCGTTCTTACCAAGAGAATTTGTTTTAGGCCAGCACGATGTAAGGCATATGGTAGATGCGTATCAGTCGATCATGTCGGAGGCACTATCATGTTAA
- a CDS encoding substrate-binding periplasmic protein: MDTKKKQFQLFKITLIFSLLFSFVPTSFAEIKQAIKFCGDGGGWPPYTYKKDGEVIGYDVDVLNAILGPKNIKYTIAMPVWKRCVEGTKIGLYDAALSATFSEERKRNFIFTDSYYSLTPVYIYSKKQFPDGLQISNVKDLEKYHLCGVHGFNYDGVGLDSNRVDRSAKSFNQLVMKTVAGRCQVFVTHYEIMIGFKIEQGVDYLSQGVLITKTIPGAPTNDNFILISKEYPQAKQLKEILDTGVVKLRKSGQLKKFLEGYE; encoded by the coding sequence ATGGATACCAAAAAAAAACAATTTCAACTATTTAAGATAACGTTAATTTTTTCGCTACTTTTTTCCTTTGTCCCTACTAGCTTTGCCGAGATCAAACAGGCTATTAAGTTCTGCGGTGATGGCGGTGGCTGGCCACCGTACACCTACAAGAAAGATGGAGAGGTTATTGGGTATGACGTAGACGTACTTAACGCTATCCTAGGACCCAAGAATATTAAATACACCATAGCAATGCCCGTTTGGAAGCGTTGTGTTGAAGGCACAAAAATCGGCCTATATGACGCGGCTCTTAGTGCAACCTTCAGTGAAGAAAGAAAACGCAACTTTATCTTTACCGATAGCTATTACTCTCTCACTCCTGTCTACATTTATTCCAAAAAACAATTTCCAGATGGCTTACAAATTAGCAATGTAAAGGATCTAGAAAAATACCATCTATGCGGTGTACATGGTTTCAACTACGATGGCGTCGGCCTCGATAGCAATCGGGTTGATCGCTCGGCGAAATCATTCAATCAACTAGTGATGAAAACAGTAGCTGGTCGATGCCAGGTATTCGTCACTCACTACGAAATAATGATTGGATTTAAAATTGAACAAGGCGTCGATTACCTATCTCAAGGTGTGCTAATCACAAAAACAATTCCAGGAGCACCGACTAACGATAACTTCATTCTTATCTCCAAAGAATACCCGCAAGCCAAACAGCTAAAAGAAATACTGGATACTGGGGTGGTTAAGCTACGTAAAAGTGGTCAATTGAAGAAATTTTTGGAAGGTTATGAGTAA
- a CDS encoding GumC family protein: MSELKYRLIIILCSAWRRRYMIVIPILILPIVGFIIGKLAPTKYHAHTSMLIQETAKMNPFLEDIAVSTMLKDRLNALRTLLKSRHVLKSVGVERKLITDDMTPQEVEHVIQKISSSITVSQAGKDFLKIELISNKADGMKELLQSVSDHFIEQLLAPERSSIKDSSEFLTYHIEKRRNELDIAESKLADYKNQNSGVTPEMQTQSLARLASLKQNLSEKEAELAGVEKSLGSLDEQMSKTNPVVGKIEDQIINIRSELTLLQAKYTENHSAVQAKQRELSRLESERALLLKVERPNLTSDKLWDIASSTSISDFSETQPLLVTQLHSLQLVRSRFEALKEETKSLRKMISDLESKANNFGDNAKELLRLERDAKIKRRLYDELIERYEMAQLTGSLGVFEQNKRVKIIDLPYTPSAPSNLPTAIFIIAGLFAGIALGCGLATLFELFDTSVRRPDELYKLTEAPVITVIPKITT, translated from the coding sequence ATGAGTGAACTCAAATACCGACTGATCATTATCCTTTGTTCAGCATGGCGACGCCGCTATATGATCGTGATACCAATATTAATACTGCCAATTGTCGGCTTTATCATCGGCAAGCTGGCACCAACAAAATATCACGCTCATACCAGCATGTTGATACAAGAGACTGCCAAGATGAACCCATTTTTGGAAGATATTGCGGTTTCAACAATGCTTAAAGACAGATTGAATGCTTTGCGCACGCTGCTGAAAAGTAGGCATGTATTAAAATCAGTGGGTGTAGAGAGAAAGCTCATCACCGATGATATGACTCCACAGGAAGTCGAACATGTTATTCAAAAAATATCTTCGAGTATTACCGTATCTCAGGCTGGAAAAGATTTTTTAAAAATCGAGCTAATATCCAACAAAGCTGATGGAATGAAAGAGCTGTTGCAATCAGTGAGCGACCACTTTATTGAACAGCTTCTCGCACCAGAACGTTCTTCTATTAAAGATTCCAGCGAGTTTTTAACTTATCACATTGAAAAGCGTAGAAATGAGCTTGACATCGCCGAGTCCAAACTTGCTGACTATAAGAACCAAAACTCTGGCGTCACCCCCGAGATGCAGACTCAGAGTTTAGCTAGACTGGCTTCTTTAAAGCAAAACCTATCAGAAAAAGAAGCTGAGCTCGCGGGGGTAGAAAAAAGCTTAGGCAGCTTAGATGAGCAGATGTCCAAGACCAACCCTGTTGTGGGCAAAATTGAAGATCAGATCATTAATATACGCAGTGAACTGACCTTGCTACAAGCCAAATACACAGAGAATCATAGTGCCGTACAAGCCAAACAACGTGAACTTAGTCGACTCGAAAGTGAACGTGCACTCTTACTCAAAGTAGAAAGACCAAACTTAACCAGCGACAAGCTGTGGGATATAGCAAGTAGCACCTCTATTTCAGATTTCTCTGAAACTCAGCCTCTGCTTGTCACTCAGCTACATAGTCTGCAATTGGTCAGAAGCCGTTTCGAGGCTCTTAAAGAAGAAACCAAAAGCCTAAGAAAAATGATTTCTGATTTAGAGTCAAAGGCAAATAACTTTGGTGACAATGCGAAAGAGTTACTGCGCTTAGAGCGAGATGCAAAGATAAAGAGAAGGCTTTACGATGAGTTAATTGAACGCTATGAAATGGCACAGTTAACCGGATCGTTGGGTGTATTTGAACAAAATAAGCGAGTAAAAATAATCGATTTACCCTACACGCCTAGCGCTCCGTCCAACCTCCCTACGGCGATTTTCATCATCGCTGGCCTATTTGCAGGAATCGCACTTGGCTGCGGCTTAGCAACATTATTTGAGCTATTCGATACATCAGTCCGCAGGCCTGATGAGTTATATAAGTTAACCGAAGCTCCCGTCATTACTGTGATACCAAAGATTACCACGTAG
- a CDS encoding glycosyltransferase translates to MRDLIVFGEDFGGLPSSTQHIVARLSKTRRVIWINSIGLRKPRLNVNDISRAFNKLFGNSKRGYQTINVEPNIEVINIKTIPAPESRVARKLARTLMLQQLGPILEKRCIRQPILWTSLPTAADLAGHLGEHSVVYYCGDDFSSLAGVDHNVVSAHERRLTRKANLILAASKNLYAKFPEEKTAYLPHGVDVDLFSKKAPRANDLPNTGKPIAGFYGSLSKWLDYELINQVCRARSDWEFVFIGPNELTYYPLPQLKNVHYLGPKAHQELPSYSQHWDASLIPFKLNEQIRACNPLKLLEYLAAKTPIIATPFPALEVYSPHVNVAQTAQGFSTELSNVVGQVNHCEDLVNEHSWDSRAQVVNVLLESL, encoded by the coding sequence ATGCGTGATCTTATTGTATTTGGTGAAGACTTTGGTGGCCTGCCATCTAGTACCCAGCACATTGTGGCTAGGCTATCTAAGACTCGCCGCGTCATTTGGATTAACTCTATTGGGTTGAGAAAGCCTAGATTGAATGTAAATGACATTTCTAGAGCATTTAACAAACTGTTTGGCAATAGCAAACGTGGCTATCAGACAATCAACGTTGAACCTAACATTGAAGTTATCAACATCAAAACAATTCCTGCTCCTGAGTCACGGGTAGCCAGAAAGCTAGCAAGGACACTAATGCTGCAACAACTCGGGCCGATTTTGGAAAAGCGCTGCATTCGCCAACCTATTTTGTGGACCTCTCTGCCCACTGCTGCTGACCTAGCTGGTCACTTAGGCGAGCACTCTGTAGTGTATTATTGTGGCGATGATTTTTCTTCTCTCGCAGGTGTTGATCATAACGTTGTCTCGGCGCACGAGCGTAGATTAACCCGCAAAGCAAACCTAATTTTGGCAGCAAGTAAAAACTTATACGCTAAGTTCCCTGAAGAAAAAACTGCATACCTCCCCCACGGCGTTGACGTGGACTTGTTTTCAAAAAAAGCACCCAGAGCAAATGATCTTCCAAACACAGGTAAGCCCATCGCTGGATTCTACGGCAGCCTATCAAAATGGCTGGATTACGAGCTAATCAACCAAGTATGCAGAGCCAGATCTGACTGGGAGTTCGTATTTATTGGACCCAATGAGCTGACATACTACCCTTTACCTCAGCTAAAAAATGTTCACTATTTAGGGCCGAAAGCTCACCAAGAGTTACCCAGCTACAGTCAGCACTGGGATGCAAGTTTGATCCCATTTAAGCTAAATGAACAAATTCGAGCCTGCAACCCATTAAAACTCCTCGAATATTTAGCGGCAAAAACACCGATAATAGCGACACCATTTCCCGCCTTAGAAGTGTATTCACCACACGTGAACGTCGCCCAAACTGCACAAGGCTTTTCTACTGAGCTATCTAACGTAGTAGGCCAAGTAAATCACTGTGAAGACTTAGTGAACGAACACAGCTGGGATTCTCGTGCCCAAGTAGTAAATGTGCTATTGGAGAGTCTATGA